The Prochlorococcus marinus XMU1408 region GAAACTGGTTGGTAGGATTAAATGGATTAAATCAAATTCGAGATTTTTAATTTAATATCTCATCTTTTCTGTTCTTGGTAGCTCATCTATTATTTCGCCTTTTTCATTAAGCTCTGGGTACTGTTTTCCCTCGCTTTTACACCAATTAGCAACATCTGGGTAAGCCCACTCAAAGATCTTTTGTTTATATGTTTCTTTGCTGAGACCTTCTCCAGATTCAGGAATTATATTTGCTACCTGTCGTTGCCTTACCGCTTCAAATAATAAAGCTGATGCTGCAACTGATACATTCAACGATTCAACCATTCCTCGCATTGGAATATGAATATGCTCATCCATTAGTATCGCGGTTTCTTTACTAATACCCCATTTTTCGGCACCTAGTACAAATGCAGTTGGTCCCTTGAAATCACATTCTCTATAGTCAATTGATTTCGGATTCAAATTCGTGCCATACAATTTGAACCCCTTGTTTTTAAGAACCTTTATTGCCTCGGGGCTCTTGTTATATTGGTTTATTTGGACCCATTTTTGGCTTCCTTGAGCGGTGCTATTAAATGTTAAAAATTTTTCTTTGTTGAAAATTGCGTATGCCTCAAGTACCCCAACAGCATCACAGCTTCTTATTATTGCGGAGAGATTATGAGGCTTCTCAACATTCTCAATTAAGACGGTGAGATCTGAAATCCTTCGATTTAGTACTGATTTCAGACGTTCAAAACGTCGTGGTAGCAGAGGCATATCTAATGTTTATAGAACAGTTGATTTTCTTTGATGAGGGCAGTGGTTTTGATTGCTTAAAAAATATAAGAAATACCTCTAAGTTATTTTAAAAAATACTTGAACAAATTTCCATACAAATAAAAAGCCCCTGTCCAATTGGACAGAGGCTTTTTATTTTACTAAAGATTTAGTTATCTATTGAATTAGAAGCTGAATGCTGTTTCAACAACAACACCAGTGTCGTCATCACCAGTACTTGTATCTTCAACAGTGAAGAATCCAGGAGTGATTGAAACATTATCATTCACTGAATATGTGTAAGAAACTTCAAATCCGGTTGAATCTAAAGAATCACTTCCATCAACATCAGTTGAATTGTAAGCAGCACTCAATGTTCCTGGGCCAACTTCGTAGTCAACACCAACGAACAAATCAGTTGCATCAGCACCAGTTTCTGGATCAGTTGTGTCATAAGCAACACTGAATGTTGCGTCAATTGACTCAGGGCTGTAGTAGATACCGCCACCGAATGTGTCATATCCAGCTGTACCAGCTTCACCATCATTGGAAGCGATTACAAGACCACCGCCAAATCCGTCGCCGTTATAGCCAAGAGTGAAAGTTGAAACATCATCACCATCATCTGCGCCAATTCCTACTGTTGAATCAGATCCACCAACAGAAACGAAGCTAACAGAAGCAACTACACCGTTGTCGTTAGAGTATGCAACAGCAACACCAGGACCAGTTTCATTACCAGCCAAAGAGTAAGGCATGCTGCCTAGTCTGAAAGCATCTGAGTAAGCAGAAGTTGTTGCTGCAACAACATCGTCCTGATCAACCAAAGGTCCAACAGTTACTTCTAAATCGCCAACAGGGAATGCATAGAAAAGAGATGTAACGTTTAAGCCGTCACCAACTTCAACTGCACTATCCATGCTTGCAAGTGGGCCACTAGCATTACCTGCTTCGATACCTGCGTAGAAAAGGTCTTCACCTGTGAAGCTAGAAGTTACATCAAGGCCATATGCATATTGCATATAAAGCTCTTCCTGTGTATCTGTTGTTCCGCCGTCAGCGACAGATCCAACAGTGAAAAAAGCACCACCAGAAAGAGATGTAGTTGATGAAAATGCAGTATCTGCATTAGCTGCAACTGGAGCCATTAGGCCCAATGCAGCAGGAGCTACCAGCAAACGCTGAAAAAGCTTCATTGTGTCCTCACACAAAAAGTTTATGTAACAAATATTACATTGCCACAAAAAGGCGTGTAAGTATCTCTTGTTACACCTTTCAGGCTGTCCTCTTAAAACGACAATCATTTCCGTTTTGATATTTATCTATTTTTGCTGCTACTGCATTTATATAACCATAGATTAAAATCCTGATGCGAGCGGTTTTTATCTTTAATTATTTGGCCATGTCTTGCTTTGAATAGAAAATTATCACCAGTTAAAGGGCTAGAAGCAAGGAAGGCTGCTTGGGAAGTAATTCAAGCTGTTGGAGGAGGAGCATTCGCAGATCTAGCCTTGGAAAGAATTTTTAAAATATATTCTTTTGAACCCTTAGATAAAGCTTTAATAACTGAATTATCTTATGGAGTTATTCGTCAAAGATATTTTTTGGATTGTTGGATTGATCATTTAGGAAAAGTTTCGGCAATAAAGCAACCTCCACTTTTGAGATGGCTTCTTCATCTGGGTCTTTATCAAATTTTTAAAATGGAAAGAATACCGCCAGCAGCGGCCATAAACACTACTGTCGAATTGGCTAAAACTAATCATCTGAGAAAACTTGCACCTGTTGTTAATGGCATATTGCGATCTGCTCTCCGAAGCAAAGAAAAAGGTTTTAAGCTTCCTAAGTCAAAGAATCCGAGCGAGGAGCTCGCCCAAGAACAGTCAATACCAGTTTGGTTGGCTGATGAATTAATTGCTTGGAAAGGGAAAGAAGATGCTGATGTTATTGCAAAAGCATTCAATACCATAAGTCCTATTGATATAAGAGTGAATAAATTACGGGCAAATATCGAGGAAGTTAAAGAAAGTTTTGATTCCTGCGGTATTTATAATCGATTTATTCCAAATTGCCCTTACGGATTAGAAGTTCCAGTTGGTGTTGGCGAACCTATGAAATGGCCAGGTTTTGCAGAAGGTAAATGGAGTGTGCAAGATAGATCTTCACAGTTAATTGCTCCTTCCCTTGGCGCTTTGCCTGGAGAGAAGATCCTTGATGCTTGTGCGGCGCCAGGTGGCAAATCAACACATATTGCAGAATTAGTTAATAATCAGGCCGAAATTTGGTCTGTTGATCGATCATCTAGAAGAGTGGAAAAAATATTATCTAATGCAAAGAGGCTTGGAATTTCATGTTTGGAAATATTGATTGCTGATTCTAATGAATTATTAGCAGAGAACCCTAAATTGGAATCTTATTTTGATCGAATACTAATTGATGCACCTTGTTCTGGCTTGGGTACTCTGGCTCGTCATCCTGATTCAAGATGGCGAATGACTAAAGATAATATCCAGGAACTTGTTTGTATTCAAAGCCAGCTACTCAAGTCGATAGATCCTTTATTGAAAAGTGGGGGCAAATTAGTTTATTCAACTTGTACTATTCATCCCTATGAAAATCATAATCAGATCAGAAATTTTTTGAAAATAAAGTCTAAATTTTCTCTAGAATATGAGAGACAAATTTGGCCTGGAGAGGAAAATAAAGGAGATGGTTTTTACATCGCTATTCTAAATAAATTGTAAAACAGAAGATGTGGAGATAGGTTTATCTTTTGAAACCTAAATTATGAGCTTATTAAACTACTATGACCTATTGCTATAGCAGTCACAAGCATTCCTAAAATTAGAAATGGTTGTGCACTGGCTTGGTATTTAACATCAAATTTTAATGGATCACGTAAAAGCCATATGTCTTGAAATGTGATTTGAGGAATTATTAGCAAAACCAGAATTACAGATGCAAAATGTTGTCCTATTGCTATTAAAACTACTACCATCGCCAGCTGAAAGATATCTATCATTCCTGCGCTTATACGACTTGCATTTTTAATACCAAAAACAACAGGAAGTGATTCAAGACCAAGGCTTTTATCCCCTTCCACGCTTTTAAAATCATTTATCACAGCAATTCCTAAGCCTGACAAGCTATAGGCAAGAGTAAGCAGAGCAGTTGTCCAAGTTAAATGACCAAATAGAGCCTGTCCAGCCCACCAGGGAAGAGCTATATAGCTTGCACCAAGTGCATAATTCCCAAGCCAACCATTTTGTTTAAGTTTTAAAGGTGGTGCTGAGTAAATAAAACTTACAAATGAACCTCCCAATGCCAAAAGAAGGACGGAAGGAATTGTGTGATGTGCCCACAAATCTAATAAATAGGCAACTCCAAGACCGGCAATTAATAAAACCCAAATTTGACATTTTACTTGGAAAAGTGAAATTGCTCCTGAAGGTATTGGTCTATTAGGTTCATTTATTGCATCAATTTCTCTATCAAAATAATCATTTATTGTTTGGGTATAACCAGTTAAGAGTGGCCCGCTCATAAACATGCAACTTATCGAAGCAAGAATGTTGCTCAATTCCCAGTGATAATTACCACTAGCAGCTGCTCCACATATGACTCCCCATAACAAAGGAATCCATGTGATGGGCTTCATTAATTGCAAACGAAGCTTCCAAATGTTTGTTGTTTCAGAACCTCCTTTTATCCCAAGGAGTTGCCTAGCATCGCTCACTTTGTAATCTCAGGGTTAAGAAACTTCATCTTCGAAGAACCAATGTTTGCTTCCATCATTCATTTTAATTACCACACCAATGCCACCAATACCATCAGTCATCTTGTAATCGATTACAGTGCCTCTTGGATCATTAGATAGTTGGTTGATCAAATAAGAAGGTATGCGATCTCTTACACGTTCAATATTGATCTTAATTTTTGAACCTATCCTTGCAAGGGAGGTTGGCTTAGCCATGGCATCAAAATGCTTAAGTTTGGGCAACCATAACAGTTCCCCTGTTTAAAAATCATGGTTGCTTTAAGATTGATCCCTTGTCTTGATGTTTCAAATGGACGAGTAGTAAAGGGGGTTAACTTTGTTGGATTGCGTGATGCAGGTGATCCAGTTGAGTTGGGATGCAGATACAGCAAGGCTGGAGCTGATGAATTGGTCTTTCTAGACATAACAGCCACTCACGAGAAAAGATCAACTTTGGTTGACATGGTTAGACGAACATCCGAGGCGGTAACCATTCCTTTTACTGTTGGAGGTGGGATAAGTTCTATTAATGGAATAAAGGAATTGTTACGAGCAGGAGCTGACAAAGTAAGTTTAAATTCCAGTGCTGTTAAAGACCCTTCGTTGATTTCTCAAGGGGCTAATTGTTTTGGATCTCAATGTATTGTGGTTGCAATAGATGCAAAAAAGAACAAAAATATTTCTAATAAGTGGGACGTTTATGTGAGTGGTGGACGTAATAATACTGGTTTGGATGCGATTGAATGGGCAGAAAAAGTATTTGAGCATGGAGCAGGAGAAATCCTATTAACTTCCATGGACGGTGACGGAACTCAAAATGGGTATGACATAGAACTGACTAAATCTATTTCTGAAAAAGTTCCAATTCCTGTAATAGCTTCAGGAGGAGCTGGTTGCTTGAGACACATTAAAGAGGCTTTTACTCTTGGGAAATCTTCAGCTGCTCTCTTGGCATCCCTTTTGCATGATGGACAATTAACGATCAGCGAAATAAAAGAATATCTAATTAAGGAAAATTTACCTATAAGACCAATTGAATGATTAATATTTGCACTAAAAGATGTAAAATAAATCTCTCCATATTCAGTTTTTTGTGCGAGTAAATAATTTCTTAGATTTATATGAGACCTGGTAATACTAAAGCTATAGAGGAAATGTTTGATTCGATTTCTTCAAAATACGATTTTTTAAATGATATATTTAGCTTCGGATTGCATAGATTTTGGAAAAGACGATTGTTGGATATTCTTAATCCAATTTCAGGAGAAAAATGGATAGACATTTGTTGTGGAACTGGAGATATGTCAATACTCTTGGCTAGATATATGAAGAGTTCTGAAAATATTATCGGGATAGATTCAGCTTCTCAAGCATTATTAGTTGCGAGAGAAAGATCTAAGCAAAACTATTCTTCAATTGAATGGATAAATGGTGATGCGTTGGAGACAAATCTAAAATCACATCAATTTGATGGACTTTTAATGGTCTATGGCTTAAGGAATCTTTCAAGCCCTTATGCAGGGCTCAGAGAGGCTTTAAGGATTTTGAAACCAGGAGGAAGAGCTGGGATTTTAGATTTTAGATCTTTTGAGGGACCTTCCATTCAAGGGCTATTCCAAAAAATTTATCTAAGTTTTTATGTTGTTCCAATTGCATCTCTTTTCGGATTGGGAAAAGAATATTCATATATAAAAAAAAGCTTACTTAACTTTCCTTCAGGTGAAAAACAAATTTATTTGGCACTTTCTGCTGGCTTTAAAAAAGCAAAATACCAAACATTAGCAAAGGGTCAAATGGGTATTTTATTACTTGAAGCTTAATCAAAATCGTTCAATCTATTCTCAATTCTTTTCTTCTACAAAAACTACATTTACCCCATAATTTAACTTCTCCCTTGGGAGAAGGCACCTTGCAAAAAGGACAATTAGTGATTCCATTCTTATCAGTTCTACTTGGGTGCTTTTCCCATATCTCTTTTTCACTTTCTCTCGTAACTAAATCACTAGGATAATGTTGTCTAATCCGAATCTCTTTTATTTGATATCCATATGATTTTAAAGATTCAATTAATTCCAAGCGGTTGTACTGAAGAGCCTGT contains the following coding sequences:
- the trmH gene encoding tRNA (guanosine(18)-2'-O)-methyltransferase TrmH: MPLLPRRFERLKSVLNRRISDLTVLIENVEKPHNLSAIIRSCDAVGVLEAYAIFNKEKFLTFNSTAQGSQKWVQINQYNKSPEAIKVLKNKGFKLYGTNLNPKSIDYRECDFKGPTAFVLGAEKWGISKETAILMDEHIHIPMRGMVESLNVSVAASALLFEAVRQRQVANIIPESGEGLSKETYKQKIFEWAYPDVANWCKSEGKQYPELNEKGEIIDELPRTEKMRY
- a CDS encoding porin, whose amino-acid sequence is MKLFQRLLVAPAALGLMAPVAANADTAFSSTTSLSGGAFFTVGSVADGGTTDTQEELYMQYAYGLDVTSSFTGEDLFYAGIEAGNASGPLASMDSAVEVGDGLNVTSLFYAFPVGDLEVTVGPLVDQDDVVAATTSAYSDAFRLGSMPYSLAGNETGPGVAVAYSNDNGVVASVSFVSVGGSDSTVGIGADDGDDVSTFTLGYNGDGFGGGLVIASNDGEAGTAGYDTFGGGIYYSPESIDATFSVAYDTTDPETGADATDLFVGVDYEVGPGTLSAAYNSTDVDGSDSLDSTGFEVSYTYSVNDNVSITPGFFTVEDTSTGDDDTGVVVETAFSF
- a CDS encoding 16S rRNA (cytosine(967)-C(5))-methyltransferase, translating into MNRKLSPVKGLEARKAAWEVIQAVGGGAFADLALERIFKIYSFEPLDKALITELSYGVIRQRYFLDCWIDHLGKVSAIKQPPLLRWLLHLGLYQIFKMERIPPAAAINTTVELAKTNHLRKLAPVVNGILRSALRSKEKGFKLPKSKNPSEELAQEQSIPVWLADELIAWKGKEDADVIAKAFNTISPIDIRVNKLRANIEEVKESFDSCGIYNRFIPNCPYGLEVPVGVGEPMKWPGFAEGKWSVQDRSSQLIAPSLGALPGEKILDACAAPGGKSTHIAELVNNQAEIWSVDRSSRRVEKILSNAKRLGISCLEILIADSNELLAENPKLESYFDRILIDAPCSGLGTLARHPDSRWRMTKDNIQELVCIQSQLLKSIDPLLKSGGKLVYSTCTIHPYENHNQIRNFLKIKSKFSLEYERQIWPGEENKGDGFYIAILNKL
- the chlG gene encoding chlorophyll synthase ChlG, whose product is MSDARQLLGIKGGSETTNIWKLRLQLMKPITWIPLLWGVICGAAASGNYHWELSNILASISCMFMSGPLLTGYTQTINDYFDREIDAINEPNRPIPSGAISLFQVKCQIWVLLIAGLGVAYLLDLWAHHTIPSVLLLALGGSFVSFIYSAPPLKLKQNGWLGNYALGASYIALPWWAGQALFGHLTWTTALLTLAYSLSGLGIAVINDFKSVEGDKSLGLESLPVVFGIKNASRISAGMIDIFQLAMVVVLIAIGQHFASVILVLLIIPQITFQDIWLLRDPLKFDVKYQASAQPFLILGMLVTAIAIGHSSLISS
- a CDS encoding DUF2862 domain-containing protein — translated: MAKPTSLARIGSKIKINIERVRDRIPSYLINQLSNDPRGTVIDYKMTDGIGGIGVVIKMNDGSKHWFFEDEVS
- the hisF gene encoding imidazole glycerol phosphate synthase subunit HisF; amino-acid sequence: MVALRLIPCLDVSNGRVVKGVNFVGLRDAGDPVELGCRYSKAGADELVFLDITATHEKRSTLVDMVRRTSEAVTIPFTVGGGISSINGIKELLRAGADKVSLNSSAVKDPSLISQGANCFGSQCIVVAIDAKKNKNISNKWDVYVSGGRNNTGLDAIEWAEKVFEHGAGEILLTSMDGDGTQNGYDIELTKSISEKVPIPVIASGGAGCLRHIKEAFTLGKSSAALLASLLHDGQLTISEIKEYLIKENLPIRPIE
- the ubiE gene encoding bifunctional demethylmenaquinone methyltransferase/2-methoxy-6-polyprenyl-1,4-benzoquinol methylase UbiE; the protein is MRPGNTKAIEEMFDSISSKYDFLNDIFSFGLHRFWKRRLLDILNPISGEKWIDICCGTGDMSILLARYMKSSENIIGIDSASQALLVARERSKQNYSSIEWINGDALETNLKSHQFDGLLMVYGLRNLSSPYAGLREALRILKPGGRAGILDFRSFEGPSIQGLFQKIYLSFYVVPIASLFGLGKEYSYIKKSLLNFPSGEKQIYLALSAGFKKAKYQTLAKGQMGILLLEA
- a CDS encoding DUF721 domain-containing protein → MILEDLKHKTKARREQSISTCLEGIKSSWKGNVGGLIQDWKEIAGEQLALNCTPLNIQNKILTIGASHPQWRQALQYNRLELIESLKSYGYQIKEIRIRQHYPSDLVTRESEKEIWEKHPSRTDKNGITNCPFCKVPSPKGEVKLWGKCSFCRRKELRID